Proteins from one Astatotilapia calliptera chromosome 8, fAstCal1.2, whole genome shotgun sequence genomic window:
- the sec24c gene encoding protein transport protein Sec24C isoform X1: MNVNQHTPMASPYGQPQPSFGQPGYAPLDGSYPAPYAPYNGPASAYQPGAPPQGYSPFTSFPSKALAANPVSDLPSPLDLGPVRGPPTSGPPPVSAPQQYNQYSQSQGSMQNGPPPPTQAPPRPAVSQPYNQGAMNLSGPHPSYPQHYGPPSTMQQVTNQMTGMQITSGPPTAAGPGYAPPHSSQPPVSTGYSAAPQASYTQAPPPVSSAPTQPPPPSGPAAPQQYYSGPPPSSQQPFNSSLPPTSQQQQQFTSSVPPHPPPQQTLPPSSYSGPVPTQSQPPVPPVSQAQQSFPTPQPPFSSAPPPVSQSSFATGPPPSAPGSFPPQGPPPSSQPGSFPPPGPPLTSAPSCQYPGPMPPQQQPPPSQPSPYHSGHHPPRPQMPPTSMAQSNHLPPGPQGPAGPPGPLQQPPSQPGMQTGYPPQQNGAFGQVRGPQPGYSGPYPGQPNYGAPAPAPPAQKRLDPDAIPSPQASDMPAVQKPRHRIDPDAIPSPIQVIEDDKAKTTEPFTTGVRGQAPPLVTTNFQVQDQGNASPRFIRCTAYNMPCTADMAKQSQVPLAAVIKPLATLPPDEAPPLVVDHGESGPIRCNRCKAYMCPYMQFIEGGRRFQCGFCSCVTEVPPHYFQHLDHTGKRVDCYDRPELSLGSYEFLATVDYCKNNKLPPPPAFIFLIDVSYNAVKSGMVNIVCQELKTLLDCLPRENPEVESAVRVGFVTYNKVLHFYNVKSSLAQPQMMVVSDVSDMFVPLLDGFLVNVNESRQVIESLLDQIPEMFADTRETETVFGPVIQAGLEALKAADCAGKLFVFHTSLPIAEAPGKLKNREDKKLIGTDKEKSLFQPQVGFYSSLAKECVAQGCCVDLFLFPNQYVDVATLAVVPVSTGGSVYKYTYFQAQSDQERFLNDLRRDVQKLVGFDAVMRVRTSTGIRATDFFGSFYMSNTTDVELAGLDCDKAITVEFKHDDKLSEETGALMQCAVLYTSCSGQRRLRVHNMAVNCCSQLADLYRNCETDTIINYFSKYAFRGVLSNPTKAVRETLVNQCAQILACYRKNCASPSSAGQLILPECMKLLPVYLNCVLKSDVLLPGADVSLDDRAYLRQLISCMDVAESHVFFYPRLLPVMKLESGSLPVAVRDSEERLSKGGVYLLETGLHLFLWVGASVQQELLLNIFGTPSFSQIDSNVTSLPVLDNPISQALRELIYSFRAQRSRYMKLMVVKQEDRAELIFRHFLVEDKSASGGASYVDFLCHMHKEIRQLLS, translated from the exons ATGAATGTAAACCAGCACACGCCAATGGCCTCTCCATATGGCCAGCCCCAGCCTAGTTTTGGCCAGCCTGGTTACGCTCCCCTGGATGGGAGCTATCCAGCACCCTACGCACCCTACAATGGCCCTGCATCAGCCTATCAGCCTGGGGCTCCACCGCAAG GTTACTCTCCTTTCACAAGCTTTCCCTCTAAGGCTTTGGCAGCCAACCCAGTCTCTGACCTCCCCTCTCCTCTTGACTTAG GTCCTGTCAGGGGTCCTCCTACCTCTGGACCCCCGCCTGTCTCAGCACCTCAGCAGTACAATCAGTACAGTCAGAGTCAAGGGAGCATGCAGAATGGACCCCCACCTCCTACACAGGCACCACCCAG ACCTGCTGTCTCTCAGCCGTACAACCAGGGTGCTATGAACCTATCGGGGCCGCACCCTTCTTATCCCCAACACTATGGACCCCCATCCACAATGCAGCAGGTTACCAACCAGATGACGGGGATGCAGATCACCTCTGGACCACCAACCGCTGCTGGGCCAGGATATG CTCCACCTCACAGCTCCCAGCCTCCTGTCAGCACTGGGTACTCGGCCGCACCCCAGGCCTCCTACACCCAAGCCCCACCCCCTGTGTCCTCTGCTCCCACCCAGCCGCCACCTCCCAGCGGCCCCGCAGCTCCTCAGCAATATTATAGCGGCCCACCGCCTTCTTCTCAACAGCCATTCAATTCCTCTCTTCCCCCTAcctctcagcagcagcagcagttcacCTCTTCTGTACCtccacatcctcctcctcagcaaACCTTACCTCCATCCTCCTACTCGGGTCCGGTGCCTACACAAAGTCAACCTCCTGTTCCCCCAGTGTCCCAGGCACAGCAGTCCTTCCCTACACCCCAGCCCCCTTTCTCTTCAGCacctccacctgtcagtcaatcTTCCTTTGCCACTGGCCCTCCGCCTTCTGCCCCAGGCTCGTTTCCACCTCAAGGCCCCCCTCCTAGCTCTCAGCCTggttcttttcctcctcctggcCCCCCTCTAACCTCAGCCCCCTCTTGCCAGTACCCAGGTCCCATGCCACCCCAGCAGCAACCCCCTCCATCTCAGCCATCCCCCTATCACTCAGGGCACCATCCTCCTAGACCTCAAATGCCTCCCACTTCCATGGCTCAGAGCAATCACCTGCCTCCAGGACCCCAGGGCCCGGCAGGTCCTCCTGGGCCACTACAGCAGCCTCCATCTCAACCTGGGATGCAGACAGGATACCCTCCTCAGCAGAATG GTGCTTTTGGGCAGGTGAGAGGCCCTCAGCCTGGGTATTCAGGCCCTTACCCTGGGCAACCAAACTATGGAGCACCAgctcctgctccacctgcacAGAAAAGACTTGACCCAGATGCCATTCCTAGTCCG CAAGCGTCTGACATGCCGGCTGTGCAGAAACCGAGACATAGAATAGATCCAGACGCTATCCCAAGCCCA ATCCAGGTAATAGAGGATGACAAGGCTAAAACTACCGAGCCATTCACCACAGGGGTCAGGGGTCAAGCCCCACCACTGGTCACCACCAACTTCCAGGTTCAAGACCAAg GGAATGCCAGTCCCAGGTTTATTCGTTGTACAGCCTACAACATGCCTTGCACAGCTGATATGGCAAAGCAGTCTCAGGTGCCATTGGCTGCTGTCATCAAGCCCCTCGCCACGCTGCCACCTGATGAG GCCCCTCCACTCGTGGTGGACCACGGCGAGAGCGGTCCGATCCGCTGCAACCGTTGCAAGGCCTACATGTGTCCATACATGCAGTTCATAGAGGGAGGTCGCCGCTTCCAGTGTGGTTTCTGCAGCTGTGTCACAGAGG TGCCTCCACATTACTTCCAGCATCTGGACCACACTGGTAAGAGGGTGGACTGCTACGACCGGCCAGAGCTTTCACTGGGCAGTTATGAATTCCTTGCAACTGTTGACTACTGTAAG AATAACAAGCTCCCTCCGCCTCCAGCCTTCATCTTCCTTATTGATGTGTCCTACAATGCTGTGAAGAGCGGCATGGTCAACATTGTCTGCCAGGAACTCAAGACCCTACTAGACTGCCTCCCCAG GGAGAATCCCGAAGTGGAATCTGCAGTGCGAGTGGGTTTTGTCACCTACAACAAGGTTTTGCACTTCTACAACGTCAAGTCGAGCTTGGCCCAGCCCCAGATGATGGTGGTGTCAGACGTGTCAGACATGTTTGTACCCCTGCTTGACGGGTTCCTGGTGAATGTAAATGAAAGCAGACAAGTTATCGAGAG TTTGCTGGACCAGATCCCAGAGATGTTTGCAGATACCAGGGAGACGGAGACGGTGTTTGGACCCGTCATCCAAGCGGGACTGGAGGCACTAAAG GCTGCTGACTGTGCTGGgaagctgtttgtgtttcacaCCTCTTTGCCCATCGCGGAAGCCCCAGGAAAACTAAAAAACAGAGAAGACAAAAAACTGATTGGAACAGACAAGGAGAAG TCGCTATTTCAGCCTCAGGTGGGTTTCTACAGCTCTCTGGCTAAGGAGTGTGTAGCCCAGGGCTGTTGTGTGGATCTTTTCCTCTTCCCCAACCAGTATGTGGATGTTGCCACATTAGCTGTGGTTCCCGTCTCCACTGGAGGTTCAGTCTATAAATACACCTACTTCCAG GCCCAGTCGGATCAGGAGCGATTCTTAAACGACCTCAGACGAGACGTTCAGAAACTAGTTGGGTTTGATGCTGTTATGAGGGTGCGAACCAGCACAG GCATCCGAGCAACGGACTTCTTCGGCTCCTTTTATATGAGTAACACCACAGATGTGGAGCTGGCAGGTCTCGACTGTGACAAGGCCATCACTGTTGAGTTCAAACACGATGACAAGCTCAGCGAGGAGACGGGGGCACTCATGCAG TGTGCCGTGCTGTACACCAGCTGCAGCGGCCAGAGACGTCTCCGCGTCCACAACATGGCCGTGAACTGCTGCTCTCAGCTGGCTGACCTGTACCGCAACTGTGAGACAGACACAATCATCAACTACTTCTCCAAATACG CTTTCCGTGGCGTTCTCAGCAACCCCACTAAGGCAGTGAGAGAAACTCTTGTGAACCAGTGTGCTCAGATTCTGGCGTGCTACAGGAAGAACTGTGCAAGTCCCTCATCTGCTGGTCAG TTGATTCTCCCAGAGTGTATGAAGTTGCTCCCAGTATATCTGAACTGCGTGCTGAAGAGTGATGTGCTGCTACCTGGAGCCGACGTTTCATTGGATGACCGAGCTTACCTTAGACAGCTGATCAGCTGCATGGATGTTGCAGAGAGTCACGTCTTCTTCTACCCCCGCCTGCTGCCAGTG ATGAAATTGGAAAGCGGTTCGTTGCCAGTGGCAGTGAGGGACTCTGAGGAGAGGTTGTCAAAAGGAGGAGTTTACCTGCTGGAGACCGGGCTCCACCTTTTCCTGTGGGTGGGAGCCAGCGTTCAGCAGGAGCTGCTGCTTAACATCTTTGGCACGCCGAGCTTCAGCCAGATCGACTCAAACGTG ACAAGTCTGCCTGTCCTTGACAACCCCATCTCTCAGGCTCTCAGAGAGCTTATTTATTCTTTCAGAGCACAGCGATCACGATACATGAAG CTGATGGTGGTGAAGCAGGAAGACAGGGCCGAGCTGATATTCAGACACTTCCTGGTCGAAGACAAGAGCGCCAGCGGGGGAGCGTCATACGTAGACTTCCTGTGTCACATGCACAAGGAGATCCGCCAGCTTCTCAGCTAG
- the sec24c gene encoding protein transport protein Sec24C isoform X2, producing MNVNQHTPMASPYGQPQPSFGQPGYAPLDGSYPAPYAPYNGPASAYQPGAPPQGYSPFTSFPSKALAANPVSDLPSPLDLGPVRGPPTSGPPPVSAPQQYNQYSQSQGSMQNGPPPPTQAPPRPAVSQPYNQGAMNLSGPHPSYPQHYGPPSTMQQVTNQMTGMQITSGPPTAAGPGYAPPHSSQPPVSTGYSAAPQASYTQAPPPVSSAPTQPPPPSGPAAPQQYYSGPPPSSQQPFNSSLPPTSQQQQQFTSSVPPHPPPQQTLPPSSYSGPVPTQSQPPVPPVSQAQQSFPTPQPPFSSAPPPVSQSSFATGPPPSAPGSFPPQGPPPSSQPGSFPPPGPPLTSAPSCQYPGPMPPQQQPPPSQPSPYHSGHHPPRPQMPPTSMAQSNHLPPGPQGPAGPPGPLQQPPSQPGMQTGYPPQQNGAFGQVRGPQPGYSGPYPGQPNYGAPAPAPPAQKRLDPDAIPSPIQVIEDDKAKTTEPFTTGVRGQAPPLVTTNFQVQDQGNASPRFIRCTAYNMPCTADMAKQSQVPLAAVIKPLATLPPDEAPPLVVDHGESGPIRCNRCKAYMCPYMQFIEGGRRFQCGFCSCVTEVPPHYFQHLDHTGKRVDCYDRPELSLGSYEFLATVDYCKNNKLPPPPAFIFLIDVSYNAVKSGMVNIVCQELKTLLDCLPRENPEVESAVRVGFVTYNKVLHFYNVKSSLAQPQMMVVSDVSDMFVPLLDGFLVNVNESRQVIESLLDQIPEMFADTRETETVFGPVIQAGLEALKAADCAGKLFVFHTSLPIAEAPGKLKNREDKKLIGTDKEKSLFQPQVGFYSSLAKECVAQGCCVDLFLFPNQYVDVATLAVVPVSTGGSVYKYTYFQAQSDQERFLNDLRRDVQKLVGFDAVMRVRTSTGIRATDFFGSFYMSNTTDVELAGLDCDKAITVEFKHDDKLSEETGALMQCAVLYTSCSGQRRLRVHNMAVNCCSQLADLYRNCETDTIINYFSKYAFRGVLSNPTKAVRETLVNQCAQILACYRKNCASPSSAGQLILPECMKLLPVYLNCVLKSDVLLPGADVSLDDRAYLRQLISCMDVAESHVFFYPRLLPVMKLESGSLPVAVRDSEERLSKGGVYLLETGLHLFLWVGASVQQELLLNIFGTPSFSQIDSNVTSLPVLDNPISQALRELIYSFRAQRSRYMKLMVVKQEDRAELIFRHFLVEDKSASGGASYVDFLCHMHKEIRQLLS from the exons ATGAATGTAAACCAGCACACGCCAATGGCCTCTCCATATGGCCAGCCCCAGCCTAGTTTTGGCCAGCCTGGTTACGCTCCCCTGGATGGGAGCTATCCAGCACCCTACGCACCCTACAATGGCCCTGCATCAGCCTATCAGCCTGGGGCTCCACCGCAAG GTTACTCTCCTTTCACAAGCTTTCCCTCTAAGGCTTTGGCAGCCAACCCAGTCTCTGACCTCCCCTCTCCTCTTGACTTAG GTCCTGTCAGGGGTCCTCCTACCTCTGGACCCCCGCCTGTCTCAGCACCTCAGCAGTACAATCAGTACAGTCAGAGTCAAGGGAGCATGCAGAATGGACCCCCACCTCCTACACAGGCACCACCCAG ACCTGCTGTCTCTCAGCCGTACAACCAGGGTGCTATGAACCTATCGGGGCCGCACCCTTCTTATCCCCAACACTATGGACCCCCATCCACAATGCAGCAGGTTACCAACCAGATGACGGGGATGCAGATCACCTCTGGACCACCAACCGCTGCTGGGCCAGGATATG CTCCACCTCACAGCTCCCAGCCTCCTGTCAGCACTGGGTACTCGGCCGCACCCCAGGCCTCCTACACCCAAGCCCCACCCCCTGTGTCCTCTGCTCCCACCCAGCCGCCACCTCCCAGCGGCCCCGCAGCTCCTCAGCAATATTATAGCGGCCCACCGCCTTCTTCTCAACAGCCATTCAATTCCTCTCTTCCCCCTAcctctcagcagcagcagcagttcacCTCTTCTGTACCtccacatcctcctcctcagcaaACCTTACCTCCATCCTCCTACTCGGGTCCGGTGCCTACACAAAGTCAACCTCCTGTTCCCCCAGTGTCCCAGGCACAGCAGTCCTTCCCTACACCCCAGCCCCCTTTCTCTTCAGCacctccacctgtcagtcaatcTTCCTTTGCCACTGGCCCTCCGCCTTCTGCCCCAGGCTCGTTTCCACCTCAAGGCCCCCCTCCTAGCTCTCAGCCTggttcttttcctcctcctggcCCCCCTCTAACCTCAGCCCCCTCTTGCCAGTACCCAGGTCCCATGCCACCCCAGCAGCAACCCCCTCCATCTCAGCCATCCCCCTATCACTCAGGGCACCATCCTCCTAGACCTCAAATGCCTCCCACTTCCATGGCTCAGAGCAATCACCTGCCTCCAGGACCCCAGGGCCCGGCAGGTCCTCCTGGGCCACTACAGCAGCCTCCATCTCAACCTGGGATGCAGACAGGATACCCTCCTCAGCAGAATG GTGCTTTTGGGCAGGTGAGAGGCCCTCAGCCTGGGTATTCAGGCCCTTACCCTGGGCAACCAAACTATGGAGCACCAgctcctgctccacctgcacAGAAAAGACTTGACCCAGATGCCATTCCTAGTCCG ATCCAGGTAATAGAGGATGACAAGGCTAAAACTACCGAGCCATTCACCACAGGGGTCAGGGGTCAAGCCCCACCACTGGTCACCACCAACTTCCAGGTTCAAGACCAAg GGAATGCCAGTCCCAGGTTTATTCGTTGTACAGCCTACAACATGCCTTGCACAGCTGATATGGCAAAGCAGTCTCAGGTGCCATTGGCTGCTGTCATCAAGCCCCTCGCCACGCTGCCACCTGATGAG GCCCCTCCACTCGTGGTGGACCACGGCGAGAGCGGTCCGATCCGCTGCAACCGTTGCAAGGCCTACATGTGTCCATACATGCAGTTCATAGAGGGAGGTCGCCGCTTCCAGTGTGGTTTCTGCAGCTGTGTCACAGAGG TGCCTCCACATTACTTCCAGCATCTGGACCACACTGGTAAGAGGGTGGACTGCTACGACCGGCCAGAGCTTTCACTGGGCAGTTATGAATTCCTTGCAACTGTTGACTACTGTAAG AATAACAAGCTCCCTCCGCCTCCAGCCTTCATCTTCCTTATTGATGTGTCCTACAATGCTGTGAAGAGCGGCATGGTCAACATTGTCTGCCAGGAACTCAAGACCCTACTAGACTGCCTCCCCAG GGAGAATCCCGAAGTGGAATCTGCAGTGCGAGTGGGTTTTGTCACCTACAACAAGGTTTTGCACTTCTACAACGTCAAGTCGAGCTTGGCCCAGCCCCAGATGATGGTGGTGTCAGACGTGTCAGACATGTTTGTACCCCTGCTTGACGGGTTCCTGGTGAATGTAAATGAAAGCAGACAAGTTATCGAGAG TTTGCTGGACCAGATCCCAGAGATGTTTGCAGATACCAGGGAGACGGAGACGGTGTTTGGACCCGTCATCCAAGCGGGACTGGAGGCACTAAAG GCTGCTGACTGTGCTGGgaagctgtttgtgtttcacaCCTCTTTGCCCATCGCGGAAGCCCCAGGAAAACTAAAAAACAGAGAAGACAAAAAACTGATTGGAACAGACAAGGAGAAG TCGCTATTTCAGCCTCAGGTGGGTTTCTACAGCTCTCTGGCTAAGGAGTGTGTAGCCCAGGGCTGTTGTGTGGATCTTTTCCTCTTCCCCAACCAGTATGTGGATGTTGCCACATTAGCTGTGGTTCCCGTCTCCACTGGAGGTTCAGTCTATAAATACACCTACTTCCAG GCCCAGTCGGATCAGGAGCGATTCTTAAACGACCTCAGACGAGACGTTCAGAAACTAGTTGGGTTTGATGCTGTTATGAGGGTGCGAACCAGCACAG GCATCCGAGCAACGGACTTCTTCGGCTCCTTTTATATGAGTAACACCACAGATGTGGAGCTGGCAGGTCTCGACTGTGACAAGGCCATCACTGTTGAGTTCAAACACGATGACAAGCTCAGCGAGGAGACGGGGGCACTCATGCAG TGTGCCGTGCTGTACACCAGCTGCAGCGGCCAGAGACGTCTCCGCGTCCACAACATGGCCGTGAACTGCTGCTCTCAGCTGGCTGACCTGTACCGCAACTGTGAGACAGACACAATCATCAACTACTTCTCCAAATACG CTTTCCGTGGCGTTCTCAGCAACCCCACTAAGGCAGTGAGAGAAACTCTTGTGAACCAGTGTGCTCAGATTCTGGCGTGCTACAGGAAGAACTGTGCAAGTCCCTCATCTGCTGGTCAG TTGATTCTCCCAGAGTGTATGAAGTTGCTCCCAGTATATCTGAACTGCGTGCTGAAGAGTGATGTGCTGCTACCTGGAGCCGACGTTTCATTGGATGACCGAGCTTACCTTAGACAGCTGATCAGCTGCATGGATGTTGCAGAGAGTCACGTCTTCTTCTACCCCCGCCTGCTGCCAGTG ATGAAATTGGAAAGCGGTTCGTTGCCAGTGGCAGTGAGGGACTCTGAGGAGAGGTTGTCAAAAGGAGGAGTTTACCTGCTGGAGACCGGGCTCCACCTTTTCCTGTGGGTGGGAGCCAGCGTTCAGCAGGAGCTGCTGCTTAACATCTTTGGCACGCCGAGCTTCAGCCAGATCGACTCAAACGTG ACAAGTCTGCCTGTCCTTGACAACCCCATCTCTCAGGCTCTCAGAGAGCTTATTTATTCTTTCAGAGCACAGCGATCACGATACATGAAG CTGATGGTGGTGAAGCAGGAAGACAGGGCCGAGCTGATATTCAGACACTTCCTGGTCGAAGACAAGAGCGCCAGCGGGGGAGCGTCATACGTAGACTTCCTGTGTCACATGCACAAGGAGATCCGCCAGCTTCTCAGCTAG
- the sec24c gene encoding protein transport protein Sec24C isoform X3: MNVNQHTPMASPYGQPQPSFGQPGYAPLDGSYPAPYAPYNGPASAYQPGAPPQGPVRGPPTSGPPPVSAPQQYNQYSQSQGSMQNGPPPPTQAPPRPAVSQPYNQGAMNLSGPHPSYPQHYGPPSTMQQVTNQMTGMQITSGPPTAAGPGYAPPHSSQPPVSTGYSAAPQASYTQAPPPVSSAPTQPPPPSGPAAPQQYYSGPPPSSQQPFNSSLPPTSQQQQQFTSSVPPHPPPQQTLPPSSYSGPVPTQSQPPVPPVSQAQQSFPTPQPPFSSAPPPVSQSSFATGPPPSAPGSFPPQGPPPSSQPGSFPPPGPPLTSAPSCQYPGPMPPQQQPPPSQPSPYHSGHHPPRPQMPPTSMAQSNHLPPGPQGPAGPPGPLQQPPSQPGMQTGYPPQQNGAFGQVRGPQPGYSGPYPGQPNYGAPAPAPPAQKRLDPDAIPSPQASDMPAVQKPRHRIDPDAIPSPIQVIEDDKAKTTEPFTTGVRGQAPPLVTTNFQVQDQGNASPRFIRCTAYNMPCTADMAKQSQVPLAAVIKPLATLPPDEAPPLVVDHGESGPIRCNRCKAYMCPYMQFIEGGRRFQCGFCSCVTEVPPHYFQHLDHTGKRVDCYDRPELSLGSYEFLATVDYCKNNKLPPPPAFIFLIDVSYNAVKSGMVNIVCQELKTLLDCLPRENPEVESAVRVGFVTYNKVLHFYNVKSSLAQPQMMVVSDVSDMFVPLLDGFLVNVNESRQVIESLLDQIPEMFADTRETETVFGPVIQAGLEALKAADCAGKLFVFHTSLPIAEAPGKLKNREDKKLIGTDKEKSLFQPQVGFYSSLAKECVAQGCCVDLFLFPNQYVDVATLAVVPVSTGGSVYKYTYFQAQSDQERFLNDLRRDVQKLVGFDAVMRVRTSTGIRATDFFGSFYMSNTTDVELAGLDCDKAITVEFKHDDKLSEETGALMQCAVLYTSCSGQRRLRVHNMAVNCCSQLADLYRNCETDTIINYFSKYAFRGVLSNPTKAVRETLVNQCAQILACYRKNCASPSSAGQLILPECMKLLPVYLNCVLKSDVLLPGADVSLDDRAYLRQLISCMDVAESHVFFYPRLLPVMKLESGSLPVAVRDSEERLSKGGVYLLETGLHLFLWVGASVQQELLLNIFGTPSFSQIDSNVTSLPVLDNPISQALRELIYSFRAQRSRYMKLMVVKQEDRAELIFRHFLVEDKSASGGASYVDFLCHMHKEIRQLLS, translated from the exons ATGAATGTAAACCAGCACACGCCAATGGCCTCTCCATATGGCCAGCCCCAGCCTAGTTTTGGCCAGCCTGGTTACGCTCCCCTGGATGGGAGCTATCCAGCACCCTACGCACCCTACAATGGCCCTGCATCAGCCTATCAGCCTGGGGCTCCACCGCAAG GTCCTGTCAGGGGTCCTCCTACCTCTGGACCCCCGCCTGTCTCAGCACCTCAGCAGTACAATCAGTACAGTCAGAGTCAAGGGAGCATGCAGAATGGACCCCCACCTCCTACACAGGCACCACCCAG ACCTGCTGTCTCTCAGCCGTACAACCAGGGTGCTATGAACCTATCGGGGCCGCACCCTTCTTATCCCCAACACTATGGACCCCCATCCACAATGCAGCAGGTTACCAACCAGATGACGGGGATGCAGATCACCTCTGGACCACCAACCGCTGCTGGGCCAGGATATG CTCCACCTCACAGCTCCCAGCCTCCTGTCAGCACTGGGTACTCGGCCGCACCCCAGGCCTCCTACACCCAAGCCCCACCCCCTGTGTCCTCTGCTCCCACCCAGCCGCCACCTCCCAGCGGCCCCGCAGCTCCTCAGCAATATTATAGCGGCCCACCGCCTTCTTCTCAACAGCCATTCAATTCCTCTCTTCCCCCTAcctctcagcagcagcagcagttcacCTCTTCTGTACCtccacatcctcctcctcagcaaACCTTACCTCCATCCTCCTACTCGGGTCCGGTGCCTACACAAAGTCAACCTCCTGTTCCCCCAGTGTCCCAGGCACAGCAGTCCTTCCCTACACCCCAGCCCCCTTTCTCTTCAGCacctccacctgtcagtcaatcTTCCTTTGCCACTGGCCCTCCGCCTTCTGCCCCAGGCTCGTTTCCACCTCAAGGCCCCCCTCCTAGCTCTCAGCCTggttcttttcctcctcctggcCCCCCTCTAACCTCAGCCCCCTCTTGCCAGTACCCAGGTCCCATGCCACCCCAGCAGCAACCCCCTCCATCTCAGCCATCCCCCTATCACTCAGGGCACCATCCTCCTAGACCTCAAATGCCTCCCACTTCCATGGCTCAGAGCAATCACCTGCCTCCAGGACCCCAGGGCCCGGCAGGTCCTCCTGGGCCACTACAGCAGCCTCCATCTCAACCTGGGATGCAGACAGGATACCCTCCTCAGCAGAATG GTGCTTTTGGGCAGGTGAGAGGCCCTCAGCCTGGGTATTCAGGCCCTTACCCTGGGCAACCAAACTATGGAGCACCAgctcctgctccacctgcacAGAAAAGACTTGACCCAGATGCCATTCCTAGTCCG CAAGCGTCTGACATGCCGGCTGTGCAGAAACCGAGACATAGAATAGATCCAGACGCTATCCCAAGCCCA ATCCAGGTAATAGAGGATGACAAGGCTAAAACTACCGAGCCATTCACCACAGGGGTCAGGGGTCAAGCCCCACCACTGGTCACCACCAACTTCCAGGTTCAAGACCAAg GGAATGCCAGTCCCAGGTTTATTCGTTGTACAGCCTACAACATGCCTTGCACAGCTGATATGGCAAAGCAGTCTCAGGTGCCATTGGCTGCTGTCATCAAGCCCCTCGCCACGCTGCCACCTGATGAG GCCCCTCCACTCGTGGTGGACCACGGCGAGAGCGGTCCGATCCGCTGCAACCGTTGCAAGGCCTACATGTGTCCATACATGCAGTTCATAGAGGGAGGTCGCCGCTTCCAGTGTGGTTTCTGCAGCTGTGTCACAGAGG TGCCTCCACATTACTTCCAGCATCTGGACCACACTGGTAAGAGGGTGGACTGCTACGACCGGCCAGAGCTTTCACTGGGCAGTTATGAATTCCTTGCAACTGTTGACTACTGTAAG AATAACAAGCTCCCTCCGCCTCCAGCCTTCATCTTCCTTATTGATGTGTCCTACAATGCTGTGAAGAGCGGCATGGTCAACATTGTCTGCCAGGAACTCAAGACCCTACTAGACTGCCTCCCCAG GGAGAATCCCGAAGTGGAATCTGCAGTGCGAGTGGGTTTTGTCACCTACAACAAGGTTTTGCACTTCTACAACGTCAAGTCGAGCTTGGCCCAGCCCCAGATGATGGTGGTGTCAGACGTGTCAGACATGTTTGTACCCCTGCTTGACGGGTTCCTGGTGAATGTAAATGAAAGCAGACAAGTTATCGAGAG TTTGCTGGACCAGATCCCAGAGATGTTTGCAGATACCAGGGAGACGGAGACGGTGTTTGGACCCGTCATCCAAGCGGGACTGGAGGCACTAAAG GCTGCTGACTGTGCTGGgaagctgtttgtgtttcacaCCTCTTTGCCCATCGCGGAAGCCCCAGGAAAACTAAAAAACAGAGAAGACAAAAAACTGATTGGAACAGACAAGGAGAAG TCGCTATTTCAGCCTCAGGTGGGTTTCTACAGCTCTCTGGCTAAGGAGTGTGTAGCCCAGGGCTGTTGTGTGGATCTTTTCCTCTTCCCCAACCAGTATGTGGATGTTGCCACATTAGCTGTGGTTCCCGTCTCCACTGGAGGTTCAGTCTATAAATACACCTACTTCCAG GCCCAGTCGGATCAGGAGCGATTCTTAAACGACCTCAGACGAGACGTTCAGAAACTAGTTGGGTTTGATGCTGTTATGAGGGTGCGAACCAGCACAG GCATCCGAGCAACGGACTTCTTCGGCTCCTTTTATATGAGTAACACCACAGATGTGGAGCTGGCAGGTCTCGACTGTGACAAGGCCATCACTGTTGAGTTCAAACACGATGACAAGCTCAGCGAGGAGACGGGGGCACTCATGCAG TGTGCCGTGCTGTACACCAGCTGCAGCGGCCAGAGACGTCTCCGCGTCCACAACATGGCCGTGAACTGCTGCTCTCAGCTGGCTGACCTGTACCGCAACTGTGAGACAGACACAATCATCAACTACTTCTCCAAATACG CTTTCCGTGGCGTTCTCAGCAACCCCACTAAGGCAGTGAGAGAAACTCTTGTGAACCAGTGTGCTCAGATTCTGGCGTGCTACAGGAAGAACTGTGCAAGTCCCTCATCTGCTGGTCAG TTGATTCTCCCAGAGTGTATGAAGTTGCTCCCAGTATATCTGAACTGCGTGCTGAAGAGTGATGTGCTGCTACCTGGAGCCGACGTTTCATTGGATGACCGAGCTTACCTTAGACAGCTGATCAGCTGCATGGATGTTGCAGAGAGTCACGTCTTCTTCTACCCCCGCCTGCTGCCAGTG ATGAAATTGGAAAGCGGTTCGTTGCCAGTGGCAGTGAGGGACTCTGAGGAGAGGTTGTCAAAAGGAGGAGTTTACCTGCTGGAGACCGGGCTCCACCTTTTCCTGTGGGTGGGAGCCAGCGTTCAGCAGGAGCTGCTGCTTAACATCTTTGGCACGCCGAGCTTCAGCCAGATCGACTCAAACGTG ACAAGTCTGCCTGTCCTTGACAACCCCATCTCTCAGGCTCTCAGAGAGCTTATTTATTCTTTCAGAGCACAGCGATCACGATACATGAAG CTGATGGTGGTGAAGCAGGAAGACAGGGCCGAGCTGATATTCAGACACTTCCTGGTCGAAGACAAGAGCGCCAGCGGGGGAGCGTCATACGTAGACTTCCTGTGTCACATGCACAAGGAGATCCGCCAGCTTCTCAGCTAG